In Festucalex cinctus isolate MCC-2025b chromosome 5, RoL_Fcin_1.0, whole genome shotgun sequence, a single genomic region encodes these proteins:
- the aqp3a gene encoding aquaporin-3a, which yields MGRQKIYLEKLSKTFQIRNLLLRQALAECLGTLILVMFGCGAVAQLVLSSGSHGLFLTVNFAFGFAATLGILVCGQISGGHLNPAVTFALCLLGRERWRKFPMYFLFQTIGGFFGAAIIFGMYYDALWDHPGAFNVTGPNATAGIFATYPGKHLTLVNGFFDQIIGTAALIVCILAIVDPYNNPIPQGLEAFTVGFVVLVIGLSMGFNSGYAVNPARDLGPRLFTAIAGWGVEVFTARNGWFLVPVFAPFLGTIIGVIIYQMMVGFHEEGEVRDRRNAEAEENLRLTVATNDKSNETSKEMH from the exons ATGGGCAGACAAAAGATCTATTTGGAGAAACTGTCCAAGACCTTCCAGATCCGCAACCTACTGCTTCGCCAGGCCCTGGCAGAATGTCTAGGCACCCTCATCCTTGTG atgTTTGGCTGCGGAGCCGTGGCCCAGTTGGTGTTGAGTAGCGGTTCTCATGGTTTGTTTCTGACGGTCAATTTTGCCTTCGGCTTTGCGGCCACCTTGGGAATCCTGGTCTGCGGTCAGATATCAG GAGGACATCTGAACCCTGCAGTGACGTTTGCCCTCTGCCTGCTCGGGAGAGAACGCTGGAGAAAGTTCCCCATGTACTTCCTCTTTCAGACAATCGGCGGTTTCTTCGGTGCAGCCATCATTTTTGGGATGTACTATG ATGCCCTGTGGGACCATCCTGGTGCCTTCAATGTCACTGGCCCAAATGCCACAGCTGGAATATTTGCCACCTACCCCGGAAAACATCTCACCCTTGTCAATGGCTTCTTTGATCAG ATTATTGGCACAGCAGCACTGATCGTTTGTATCCTGGCCATTGTTGATCCCTACAATAATCCCATCCCACAAGGATTGGAGGCCTTCACTGTGGGCTTTGTGGTTCTGGTCATTGGCCTGTCTATGGGATTCAACTCTGGCTATGCGGTCAATCCCGCCAGAGACCTCGGACCTCGTCTTTTTACTGCAATAGCCGGGTGGGGAGTAGAAGTCTTCAC TGCCAGAAATGGTTGGTTCTTGGTGCCCGTTTTCGCCCCCTTCCTCGGCACTATAATCGGCGTGATCATCTACCAAATGATGGTCGGATTCCACGAGGAGGGAGAAGTCCGTGACCGGAGAAACGCCGAGGCGGAGGAGAACCTGCGACTCACCGTCGCCACCAACGACAAGTCGAATGAGACGAGCAAAGAAATGCACTGA